In Opitutaceae bacterium TAV5, one genomic interval encodes:
- a CDS encoding N-terminal cleavage protein, with translation MKNASRPRQGFTLIELLTVIAIIGILAGIMIPVVGSVRKKAGMATSMSNLRQLGAATQIFVTENNQKLPVYDGDSNTGHYWLHELWKILHPGRPLPSMPPSPDTYDRFMEVYGRTVFVTPLMEKKDACRSYGYNAYLSQYTTSGIRTTPATPLQFSQIAMPSRTVLIGDSYSINLEMGKAAPRNDGWVYCVFADGHVDRLRPPESGNDFPPPEQKRMPYSQASMFWRGVDRSPTGTALTPW, from the coding sequence ATGAAAAACGCATCCCGCCCCCGCCAGGGTTTCACCCTGATCGAGCTCCTCACCGTCATCGCCATCATCGGCATCCTCGCCGGCATCATGATCCCGGTCGTCGGCAGTGTCCGGAAAAAAGCCGGCATGGCCACGTCGATGAGCAATCTCCGCCAGCTCGGCGCCGCCACCCAGATTTTCGTCACTGAAAACAATCAGAAACTCCCGGTATATGACGGTGACTCGAACACCGGCCACTACTGGCTGCACGAACTCTGGAAAATCCTCCATCCGGGACGTCCCTTGCCCTCGATGCCCCCCTCCCCCGATACCTATGATCGTTTCATGGAAGTTTACGGTCGCACTGTCTTCGTCACTCCATTGATGGAAAAAAAAGACGCCTGTCGTTCGTATGGATACAATGCCTACCTGAGCCAATACACCACTTCGGGCATACGCACTACGCCCGCGACGCCACTCCAGTTCAGCCAGATTGCCATGCCATCAAGGACGGTGCTGATCGGGGACTCCTACAGCATCAATCTGGAAATGGGGAAGGCTGCTCCGCGCAACGATGGATGGGTTTATTGTGTGTTTGCTGACGGTCATGTCGACCGGCTTCGTCCACCTGAAAGCGGAAATGATTTCCCGCCACCCGAGCAGAAGCGCATGCCTTACAGCCAGGCATCCATGTTTTGGCGGGGAGTGGATCGCAGTCCCACCGGCACCGCTCTCACACCCTGGTAG
- a CDS encoding raffinose synthase, translated as MPAVDTEPQVLVLDLAARLPVAGDEIVFIISLHNAVPRADGLLAAAPVILPAWSTCCYYAPFQRHAINPDLDLWPEGYNQCHPLPLRSADELHHAKRGGMFALFELAEGDYLALLPLAGMRSVAWLQGDVDAAALCIEASHYGAPDATFTGELPLLACARASSPYAACARVWEIALAHPAMRGVGRLRRDKHYPEVFEYLGWCSFEEFKLDINERIITGALRALAASPVPVRWALIDDGHIDDGSRATDPLIETREGAADGPGQVSAALHARCLHSAHPHPEKFPRGWAPVRAAADADPRLRWLGLWLNHNGYWGGIAADHTLGTDIDSHLVPLDDAPDSAKLPGEQPGDGDVFYEAFTKPVYEAGFDFLKVDNQAANLRKYAGSSNVRNAVVAAAGCRHGLEKSVAAHFEAVIGCMAHNNLCILHQPVSQVMRCSEDYKKEDAWRAKHHLHNSLGNMLWMGQTVWGDHDMFHSSDRVAGPLMARSKAISGGPVYLSDHPDDFVRELITPLHLSDGRILRPLAPAVPTPESVFMDPYEDNEAYRVIAPLPHGCAALAAYNLTHPGKTVRGAWHMDDLQYRDAMLPASGAGVLPASENHPVLLYDTLARTARLLPADDPAVTFTLAPLTDAFVILSPVIRGWALVGNPEKYLPPVFVTCFEIAPDAGSVTLTGAEAGPVLVWHSAAGLLRIDLPAGGQPFTLTP; from the coding sequence ATGCCCGCCGTCGACACAGAACCGCAAGTCCTCGTCCTCGATCTCGCCGCCCGTCTCCCGGTCGCAGGCGACGAAATCGTATTTATAATTTCGTTACATAACGCCGTACCACGCGCCGATGGCCTGCTTGCGGCGGCGCCCGTCATCCTCCCCGCATGGAGCACCTGCTGCTATTATGCCCCGTTCCAGCGCCATGCGATCAATCCCGACCTCGACCTCTGGCCCGAAGGCTACAATCAGTGTCACCCCCTTCCGCTCCGTTCCGCCGACGAACTCCATCATGCCAAACGCGGCGGCATGTTCGCTCTCTTCGAACTTGCCGAGGGTGATTATCTCGCGCTTCTCCCGCTCGCCGGCATGAGGTCAGTCGCCTGGCTCCAGGGCGACGTCGATGCCGCCGCCCTCTGTATCGAGGCGTCGCACTACGGCGCCCCCGACGCCACCTTTACCGGCGAACTCCCCCTCCTTGCCTGCGCGCGCGCCTCCAGTCCTTACGCCGCCTGCGCCCGCGTCTGGGAAATCGCCCTCGCGCACCCGGCCATGCGCGGCGTCGGCCGTCTCCGCCGCGACAAACATTACCCGGAGGTTTTCGAGTATCTCGGCTGGTGTTCGTTCGAGGAGTTCAAGCTCGACATCAACGAACGCATCATCACCGGCGCCCTCCGCGCCCTCGCCGCCTCTCCCGTGCCCGTACGCTGGGCCCTGATCGACGACGGCCACATCGACGACGGCAGCCGCGCCACCGACCCGCTCATCGAAACCCGTGAAGGCGCCGCCGACGGTCCCGGCCAGGTCTCCGCCGCCCTGCACGCCCGCTGCCTGCACAGCGCGCATCCGCACCCGGAAAAATTCCCCCGCGGCTGGGCTCCCGTGCGCGCCGCCGCCGACGCCGATCCGCGCCTGCGCTGGCTCGGCCTCTGGCTCAACCACAACGGCTACTGGGGCGGCATCGCTGCCGATCACACTCTCGGCACGGACATCGACAGTCACCTCGTCCCGCTCGACGACGCCCCCGATTCCGCAAAACTCCCCGGCGAACAGCCCGGCGACGGTGATGTCTTTTACGAAGCTTTCACGAAACCTGTTTACGAGGCCGGTTTCGATTTCCTCAAGGTGGACAACCAGGCCGCCAATCTTCGCAAGTACGCCGGATCATCCAACGTCCGGAACGCCGTCGTTGCCGCCGCCGGTTGCCGCCACGGACTCGAAAAATCCGTCGCCGCGCATTTCGAGGCCGTCATCGGCTGCATGGCTCACAACAACCTGTGCATCCTTCATCAACCCGTGTCGCAAGTCATGCGATGCAGCGAGGACTACAAGAAGGAGGACGCCTGGCGCGCGAAGCACCATCTGCACAATTCCCTCGGCAACATGCTCTGGATGGGCCAGACCGTGTGGGGCGATCACGACATGTTTCACAGCAGCGACCGCGTGGCCGGTCCGCTCATGGCGCGCAGCAAGGCGATCTCCGGCGGTCCGGTTTATCTCTCCGATCATCCCGACGATTTCGTCCGCGAGCTGATCACGCCGCTCCATCTTTCCGACGGTCGAATCCTGCGCCCGCTCGCTCCGGCAGTTCCCACGCCCGAGAGCGTATTCATGGATCCTTACGAGGACAACGAGGCGTACCGCGTGATCGCCCCGCTCCCGCACGGCTGCGCCGCACTGGCCGCCTATAATCTCACTCACCCCGGGAAAACCGTCCGCGGCGCATGGCACATGGACGATCTCCAATACCGCGACGCCATGCTCCCGGCGAGTGGCGCGGGCGTCCTGCCCGCTTCCGAAAACCACCCGGTCCTCCTTTACGATACCCTTGCCCGCACCGCCCGCCTTCTCCCGGCCGACGATCCCGCCGTCACCTTCACCCTCGCACCCCTCACTGACGCCTTCGTGATTCTCTCACCTGTCATTCGCGGCTGGGCGCTGGTGGGAAACCCCGAAAAATACCTGCCGCCGGTCTTCGTCACCTGCTTCGAAATTGCTCCCGACGCCGGCTCCGTCACGCTGACCGGGGCCGAAGCCGGTCCTGTTCTTGTCTGGCATTCCGCTGCCGGTCTTCTTCGTATCGACCTCCCCGCCGGCGGTCAGCCTTTCACCCTGACTCCATAA
- a CDS encoding glycosyltransferase family 1, with translation MTTIIPASGRFSPAVRAVPAAFAFVLLASAIAVPAGRADSIWNGPSGDGTWSTDANWTPATAPVSDASTVLEFAHTGSAWTATNDIAGDFSLNILRFSGNSAGTINIAASAGQKLVFTANGALLPQIQFNSASSADRTIAAQLRLDADTSITSAGANAGNLWLSGTISGSGALVVDYSSSGTVVLNAANSTFSGGVVLNSGRLALNNNTTLGSGDLTLKGGLLRTTGGSDRSLANKLNFAGNVTIFSAAATRNLAFTNGGSLQGSNAIHTVTLDNAANTLTLGGAFTGAGNGLTFAGSGKVVLGNGSTDTAANTFTGATAVSASGVTLTLDKADGTDAVAGDLAVSAGSVVWARSNQIADTAGIAVTGGTVRLDSGLTETVASLSLGGGTFAVSGGATLSSGAVAVTTGAGTRSIGGVLETGAGGLSITHDGSASILNALSLYDTATSASGVLRLGGNLTYTNATGVDSGARIIRGAGNGHIDLGGADRIFTINDGAADEDFEITTGIKNGGLTKAGLGTLVLSGGSGSMDYSGATTVDAGRLVLTTSLPSSNVIVRAGGIFAGGGATGGVVGQSLSFDDGGRFAVSLAPSSTTSVLTLKVGGPVTIAAGALLDISSLAGLDALAFDTQLILLENTGTGSIAGSFLGYEEGRIFTLGNNTFLASYQLGAGGNDFGFLVTAVPEPAALAALLGAGILAATAVLRRRKR, from the coding sequence ATGACAACCATCATCCCTGCCTCCGGACGTTTTTCTCCCGCCGTGCGTGCGGTTCCCGCCGCATTCGCGTTTGTGCTTCTGGCCTCTGCAATCGCCGTCCCCGCCGGCCGCGCCGACAGCATCTGGAACGGTCCTTCGGGAGACGGGACATGGAGTACGGATGCCAACTGGACCCCCGCCACGGCCCCTGTTTCCGACGCCTCCACGGTGCTGGAATTTGCCCATACCGGCTCCGCCTGGACGGCGACCAACGACATTGCGGGGGATTTTTCCCTCAACATTCTCCGGTTCAGCGGCAACAGCGCCGGTACGATCAACATTGCCGCATCCGCCGGCCAGAAGCTCGTTTTCACCGCCAACGGCGCTCTCCTCCCCCAGATCCAGTTCAATTCGGCCAGCAGCGCGGACAGAACCATCGCCGCCCAGCTCCGGCTCGATGCGGACACCTCGATCACGAGCGCCGGCGCCAATGCCGGCAATCTCTGGCTTTCCGGCACCATCAGCGGCTCCGGAGCCCTGGTCGTTGATTATTCCTCCAGCGGCACCGTCGTCCTGAATGCCGCCAACTCCACGTTTTCCGGCGGCGTTGTCCTGAACAGCGGGCGCCTCGCCCTCAACAACAACACCACGCTCGGCAGCGGTGACCTGACCCTGAAAGGCGGCCTCCTGCGGACGACCGGCGGCAGCGACCGCTCGCTCGCCAACAAGCTCAACTTCGCGGGTAACGTGACGATTTTCAGCGCGGCGGCCACGCGCAATCTCGCCTTCACGAACGGCGGCTCCCTTCAGGGTTCGAATGCCATTCACACCGTCACGCTCGATAACGCTGCCAACACCCTCACGCTTGGCGGCGCGTTTACCGGAGCCGGCAACGGGCTGACCTTCGCCGGCAGCGGCAAGGTCGTCCTCGGTAACGGCTCCACGGATACGGCGGCCAACACCTTCACGGGCGCGACCGCCGTTTCCGCCAGCGGCGTCACGCTCACGCTCGACAAGGCGGACGGCACCGACGCCGTCGCCGGCGATCTCGCCGTCTCCGCCGGCTCCGTCGTCTGGGCGCGCTCCAACCAGATCGCCGACACCGCCGGCATCGCCGTCACCGGCGGCACGGTGCGGCTCGATTCCGGGCTGACCGAAACGGTCGCCTCGTTATCGCTCGGAGGCGGCACGTTCGCCGTCTCCGGCGGCGCGACGCTTTCGAGCGGCGCGGTGGCGGTCACGACGGGCGCCGGCACGCGCTCCATCGGAGGCGTGCTCGAAACAGGCGCCGGCGGCCTGTCGATCACCCATGACGGCAGCGCGAGCATCCTGAACGCGCTCTCGCTTTACGACACCGCCACCTCCGCCTCCGGCGTTCTCAGGCTGGGCGGAAACCTGACCTACACCAACGCCACCGGCGTCGACTCCGGGGCGCGAATCATCCGCGGCGCCGGCAACGGCCACATCGACCTGGGAGGCGCCGACCGCATCTTCACGATCAACGACGGCGCGGCCGACGAAGATTTCGAGATCACCACCGGCATCAAAAACGGCGGCCTCACCAAAGCCGGCCTCGGCACGCTGGTGCTCTCCGGCGGCAGCGGGTCGATGGACTATTCCGGCGCAACGACTGTCGACGCCGGCCGTCTCGTCCTCACGACCAGCCTGCCCTCCAGCAACGTCATCGTGCGCGCCGGCGGCATTTTTGCCGGAGGCGGCGCCACGGGCGGCGTTGTCGGCCAAAGCCTCTCCTTCGATGACGGCGGCAGATTTGCGGTGTCGCTGGCTCCGTCCTCGACCACCTCGGTGCTCACTCTCAAGGTCGGCGGCCCCGTGACCATCGCAGCCGGAGCCCTGCTCGATATCTCCTCGCTGGCCGGTCTCGATGCGCTCGCGTTCGACACCCAGCTCATCCTTCTCGAAAATACCGGCACAGGTTCGATCGCCGGCAGCTTCCTTGGCTATGAGGAGGGACGGATTTTCACGCTCGGCAACAACACCTTCCTCGCCAGCTACCAACTCGGCGCAGGCGGCAACGATTTCGGCTTCCTCGTGACTGCCGTTCCCGAACCCGCCGCCCTCGCCGCGCTCCTCGGGGCCGGCATCCTCGCCGCCACCGCCGTGCTGCGCCGCCGCAAACGGTAA
- a CDS encoding LacI family transcriptional regulator, which translates to MIRRSRRISRTPATLVATTESGGSTVNGGRVPGIRELAAAVGLSVSTVSRAMNNRYGVDVETRERVMAAAREIGYVPDAAARRLKSHPRLRVEVLFSPYPGPNHEINPAALATLQALRERAAARGIALAVRELTDTQPPVEVAADLAAHVAEQAFDVAITYGHFHDETLAVLRDGGLPVVCLQSPAAAPRQIGVTVDTAAAAYQITQYLAALGHARIALVAGPVEALHHRGYHRGFTEAAEEFGLESPEAWRFSLAPQALNEAGAAAALAPLLAKPAAERPTAIVFASDWLAMGGLRAAGAAGLRVPDDVSLAGFDNVPAAAGLKPALTTFDVHHDAMADAVLDAAIELMENPHAPATPEQAARRVMADLVKRASCARQGRR; encoded by the coding sequence GTGATTCGCCGTTCCCGACGCATTTCCCGCACGCCTGCCACTTTGGTTGCCACGACCGAATCCGGCGGCTCCACCGTGAATGGCGGGCGTGTGCCAGGCATCCGCGAACTGGCGGCGGCGGTGGGGCTGAGCGTGAGCACGGTGTCGCGGGCGATGAACAACCGTTACGGCGTCGACGTGGAAACACGCGAGCGGGTCATGGCGGCGGCCCGGGAAATCGGTTACGTGCCCGACGCGGCGGCCCGGCGGCTCAAGTCGCATCCGCGGCTCCGTGTCGAGGTGCTTTTCTCTCCGTATCCGGGACCCAATCACGAAATCAACCCGGCGGCGCTGGCGACCTTGCAGGCGCTGCGCGAACGGGCCGCGGCGCGCGGGATCGCGCTTGCGGTGCGCGAACTGACGGACACGCAGCCGCCCGTCGAAGTCGCGGCAGACCTGGCGGCGCACGTGGCGGAGCAGGCCTTCGATGTCGCGATCACCTACGGGCATTTCCATGATGAAACGCTCGCCGTATTGCGCGACGGGGGGCTGCCGGTCGTGTGCCTGCAAAGCCCGGCCGCCGCTCCGCGCCAGATCGGCGTGACGGTGGACACGGCGGCCGCGGCGTATCAGATAACCCAGTACCTGGCGGCGCTCGGCCATGCGCGCATCGCGCTCGTCGCCGGACCGGTCGAGGCGCTGCACCATCGCGGTTACCATCGGGGTTTTACGGAGGCGGCGGAGGAGTTCGGGCTGGAGTCACCGGAAGCGTGGCGGTTTTCACTCGCGCCGCAGGCACTCAACGAGGCCGGCGCCGCGGCCGCGCTGGCGCCTTTGCTGGCGAAGCCCGCGGCCGAGCGGCCCACGGCGATCGTTTTCGCGTCGGACTGGCTGGCGATGGGCGGGTTGCGTGCCGCCGGAGCGGCAGGGTTGCGCGTGCCGGACGACGTGAGTCTGGCGGGCTTCGACAACGTGCCCGCCGCGGCCGGCCTGAAGCCGGCGCTGACCACGTTCGATGTCCATCACGACGCGATGGCCGACGCCGTCCTCGACGCTGCGATCGAGTTGATGGAAAACCCGCACGCTCCCGCCACGCCGGAGCAGGCCGCCCGCAGGGTGATGGCCGATCTCGTCAAGCGGGCGTCATGTGCGCGACAGGGGCGTCGATGA
- a CDS encoding 2-nitropropane dioxygenase: MSHPIIIQGGMGVAVSGWRLARTVSQLGQLGVVSGTILAVVLSRSLQQGDIDGHLRRALGQFPVPAMTARILDRYFIPGGKPAGKPYLAVPMPSVTPSQALTELTVVANFVEVFLAREGHDGVIGINLLEKIAFPTMASLYGAMLAGVNYVLMGAGIPRAIPGVLDRFARGEAAELDLPVEDAEPGATARVRFDPAEFFAASFSAQPASAASPAPPTTPPALDRPYFLAIVSSAPLATTLARKANGRVDGFVVEGEPAGGHNAPPRGALQLSDDGEPVYGPRDVPDLAKIRELGVPFWLAGACARTGRLADAIAQGATGVQVGTAFAFCRESGLSADIKRRACALSREGRAGVFTDPRASPTGFPFKVLQLGDTLSDAAPYAARKRICDLGYMRQTWRRPDGSLGYRCSAEPEADFVRKGGAACESAGRKCLCNALLSAVGLGQRLSGKTASASGDPLAEELPLVTAGADVAGIARYLQPGADSYGAADVVRMLLEPVGGSGRFDESAGGNGESIIDAPVAHMTPA, encoded by the coding sequence ATGTCACACCCGATTATCATTCAGGGCGGTATGGGCGTCGCCGTTTCGGGCTGGCGTCTGGCTCGCACCGTATCGCAACTTGGCCAGCTGGGCGTCGTGTCCGGCACGATTCTGGCCGTCGTGCTCTCGCGCAGCCTGCAACAGGGTGACATCGACGGTCACCTGCGACGTGCCCTCGGCCAGTTCCCCGTCCCGGCGATGACGGCCCGCATCCTCGACCGCTATTTCATACCCGGCGGCAAACCCGCCGGGAAACCGTACCTGGCAGTGCCCATGCCATCCGTGACGCCCTCGCAGGCCCTGACGGAACTCACCGTGGTCGCCAATTTCGTGGAAGTCTTTCTCGCCAGGGAGGGACACGACGGCGTGATCGGCATCAACCTGCTGGAAAAAATCGCCTTCCCCACGATGGCCTCACTCTACGGGGCCATGCTCGCCGGCGTGAACTACGTGCTCATGGGCGCGGGTATCCCGCGAGCCATCCCCGGCGTGCTCGACCGCTTCGCGCGCGGCGAGGCCGCCGAACTCGACCTGCCCGTCGAGGACGCCGAACCGGGCGCGACGGCTCGCGTCAGGTTTGATCCCGCGGAGTTTTTCGCAGCCTCGTTTTCCGCGCAGCCTGCCTCTGCCGCATCTCCGGCGCCGCCGACGACTCCGCCCGCGCTCGATCGTCCTTATTTTCTCGCCATCGTGAGCTCTGCCCCGCTCGCCACGACGCTGGCCCGCAAGGCCAACGGCCGCGTGGATGGTTTCGTCGTCGAAGGCGAACCTGCCGGCGGTCACAACGCCCCCCCGCGAGGCGCCCTGCAACTGAGCGACGATGGCGAGCCCGTTTACGGTCCGCGCGATGTCCCCGACCTCGCCAAAATCCGCGAACTCGGCGTGCCCTTCTGGCTGGCCGGAGCCTGCGCCCGGACCGGCCGGCTGGCGGATGCGATTGCCCAGGGCGCGACCGGCGTGCAGGTCGGCACGGCCTTTGCCTTTTGCCGGGAATCCGGGCTTTCCGCCGACATCAAACGCCGCGCCTGCGCGCTCAGCCGTGAAGGTCGCGCCGGGGTGTTTACCGATCCTCGCGCCTCACCCACCGGGTTTCCCTTCAAGGTGCTCCAGCTCGGTGACACGCTCTCGGACGCTGCGCCCTATGCGGCCCGCAAACGTATATGCGATCTTGGATACATGCGGCAGACCTGGCGGCGTCCGGATGGTTCTCTGGGGTATCGTTGTTCCGCCGAGCCGGAAGCGGATTTCGTGCGCAAGGGCGGCGCTGCCTGTGAAAGCGCGGGACGCAAATGCCTCTGCAATGCGCTGCTCTCCGCGGTCGGCCTCGGCCAGCGCCTGTCCGGCAAAACCGCCAGCGCCTCCGGCGATCCCCTCGCCGAGGAATTGCCCCTCGTCACCGCAGGCGCCGATGTGGCCGGGATCGCCCGCTACCTGCAACCGGGGGCGGACAGTTACGGCGCCGCCGACGTGGTGCGCATGCTTCTGGAACCGGTGGGCGGAAGCGGCCGGTTCGATGAATCCGCGGGCGGCAACGGGGAATCGATCATCGACGCCCCTGTCGCGCACATGACGCCCGCTTGA
- the glpK gene encoding glycerol kinase (Converts glycerol and ADP to glycerol-3-phosphate and ADP), translated as MLALDQGTTSSRAIVFDDTGEAVAIAQKEFAQIYPQPGHVEHDPLEIWATQSATAVEALARAGLSAKAIAAVGITNQRETTLVWRRDTGQPVYNAIVWQDRRTADACERLRNDGVEPLVTQKTGLRLDPYFSATKLAWILDHVPGARADAEAGRLLFGTVDTWLLWQLTGRRVHATDITNASRTLLCNIHTGEWDDDLLSLFRIPRSLLAEIRSSSEICGHVAPHLSPAGVPIAGIAGDQQAALFGQACRTPGMVKNTYGTGCFLLMHTGEKAVASRNNLLTTVAWRLDRPGGGRTAIEYALEGSVFVGGAAVKWLRDELQLVRTARELDELAASVPDAGGAFLVPAFAGLGAPHWDPYARGALVGLTRGTTRAHICRAALESIALQSADLITCMERDSGLRLRELRVDGGVARSATMLQFQADLLGATVIRPRQIETTALGAAFLAGLAAGVWENRAALDHIWKADTEGTFRPSRPQTDMDALRRGWSRAVERAKGWALPI; from the coding sequence ATTCTCGCTCTCGACCAGGGCACCACCAGTTCGCGCGCCATCGTTTTTGACGACACCGGCGAAGCCGTCGCCATCGCCCAGAAGGAGTTTGCTCAAATCTATCCGCAACCCGGCCACGTTGAACACGACCCGCTCGAAATCTGGGCCACGCAGAGCGCCACCGCCGTGGAGGCGCTCGCCCGCGCCGGCCTCTCCGCCAAGGCCATCGCCGCCGTCGGCATCACCAACCAGCGCGAGACCACCCTCGTCTGGCGTCGCGACACCGGACAACCCGTCTACAACGCCATCGTCTGGCAGGACCGCCGCACCGCTGACGCCTGCGAACGCCTCCGCAACGACGGCGTCGAGCCGCTCGTCACTCAAAAAACCGGGCTCCGCCTCGACCCGTATTTCTCCGCCACCAAACTCGCCTGGATTCTCGATCACGTGCCCGGCGCCCGCGCCGATGCCGAAGCCGGCCGCCTCCTCTTCGGCACCGTCGATACCTGGCTCCTCTGGCAACTCACCGGCCGCCGAGTCCACGCCACCGACATCACCAACGCCTCCCGCACTCTCCTCTGCAACATCCACACCGGCGAATGGGACGACGACCTGCTCTCCCTCTTCCGCATCCCCCGCTCGCTCCTCGCCGAAATCCGCAGCAGCTCCGAAATCTGCGGTCACGTCGCGCCTCACCTCTCGCCCGCCGGCGTCCCGATCGCCGGCATCGCCGGCGACCAGCAGGCCGCGCTCTTCGGCCAGGCCTGCCGCACTCCCGGCATGGTCAAGAATACGTACGGCACCGGCTGCTTCCTGCTCATGCACACGGGCGAAAAAGCCGTGGCCTCGCGTAACAACCTGCTCACTACGGTCGCCTGGCGCCTCGACCGGCCCGGCGGCGGCCGCACCGCCATCGAATACGCGCTCGAAGGCTCCGTCTTCGTCGGCGGCGCGGCCGTCAAGTGGCTGCGCGACGAGCTCCAGCTCGTCCGTACCGCCCGCGAACTCGACGAACTCGCCGCCAGCGTGCCGGATGCCGGCGGCGCGTTCCTCGTGCCCGCCTTCGCCGGCCTCGGCGCGCCGCACTGGGACCCGTACGCGCGCGGCGCGCTCGTGGGCCTCACCCGCGGCACCACCCGCGCCCACATCTGCCGCGCCGCGCTCGAATCCATCGCGCTGCAAAGCGCCGATCTCATCACCTGCATGGAGCGCGACAGCGGCCTGCGCCTGCGCGAACTGCGCGTGGACGGCGGCGTCGCCCGCAGCGCCACGATGCTGCAATTCCAGGCCGACCTGCTCGGCGCCACCGTCATCCGCCCGCGCCAGATCGAGACCACCGCCCTCGGCGCCGCCTTCCTCGCCGGCCTCGCCGCCGGCGTCTGGGAAAACCGCGCCGCGCTCGATCATATCTGGAAAGCCGATACGGAAGGAACCTTCAGGCCTTCGCGCCCGCAAACCGATATGGATGCCCTTCGCCGCGGCTGGTCCCGGGCCGTCGAACGAGCCAAAGGCTGGGCGCTGCCCATATGA
- a CDS encoding N-terminal cleavage protein, translating into MKKTRLSNTGFTLIELLVVIAIIGILAGILIPVVGAVRGKARAVQCISNLRQLQTAFILFAQENNERLPYETTATDTDELVTGQRWHRRIYPWLVSHDNDAVWPRGAEKIYLCPVDETPYYGLSYGFNTLLKNTRLSGIATNPLLLADAGNFRIEENIADAVIEYRHDAVAHAVRLDGSVLKNTAFPDAAKEPQLWNPQ; encoded by the coding sequence ATGAAAAAAACACGCCTGTCCAACACCGGCTTCACACTGATCGAACTTCTGGTCGTCATCGCCATCATCGGGATTCTCGCCGGGATCCTCATCCCTGTAGTCGGCGCCGTCCGGGGAAAAGCCCGCGCCGTCCAGTGCATTTCCAACCTGCGGCAACTCCAGACGGCCTTCATTCTCTTTGCCCAGGAAAACAACGAACGCCTTCCCTACGAAACCACGGCAACCGACACCGATGAACTGGTGACCGGACAACGCTGGCACCGGCGCATCTACCCGTGGCTCGTCTCGCACGACAACGATGCCGTCTGGCCCCGCGGCGCGGAAAAAATCTACCTCTGCCCCGTCGACGAGACTCCCTATTACGGACTCAGCTACGGTTTCAACACGCTGCTCAAAAACACCCGCCTCTCCGGCATCGCCACCAACCCGCTCCTTCTCGCAGACGCCGGCAACTTCCGTATCGAGGAAAACATTGCCGATGCCGTCATCGAATACCGTCACGATGCCGTCGCCCACGCCGTCCGTCTGGACGGATCGGTGCTCAAAAACACCGCGTTTCCCGACGCTGCGAAAGAACCGCAGCTCTGGAACCCGCAGTGA